From the genome of Streptococcus marmotae, one region includes:
- a CDS encoding glycoside hydrolase family 32 protein, producing the protein MGEVLSVTKANEYIAEHQAEVNPLYKPEAHFTAPIGWINDPNGLVYFREEYHLFYQYYPYGTQWGPMHWGHAKSRDLLHWEHLPVALAPDQSYDKDGCFSGSAIVKDDVLWLMYTGHIVNADGSISQVQNMAFSKDGIQFEKLDSNPVATGEMLPEELIASDFRDPKLFEKNGHYYAVVAAKHREDVGTIVLLESPDLVNWNFASIFLKGEPHQGFMWECPDYFELDGVSCLAMSPMRYEKTGLDYANINSSVIMTGRVDWDKKVFELETVKEIDHGHDFYAPQSLENTAGERIMIAWMQTWGRTNITDQLDHKWACAMTLPRKLKWDNGVLVQELPASLLEQLPVLPEQGAVEVGYFQGDWSGGKVFRLGSEADYIEFGYDAERQEVYIDRSSLKQAIQGEEAWSTERRAVQAENPHVLVVLDTNSIELFVNGGQDSLTSTYFLSGKRQLVTY; encoded by the coding sequence ATGGGAGAAGTATTGAGTGTAACCAAAGCCAACGAGTATATTGCGGAGCATCAAGCAGAGGTGAATCCTTTGTACAAGCCTGAGGCTCACTTTACAGCGCCGATAGGCTGGATCAACGATCCGAATGGTTTGGTGTATTTCAGAGAGGAATACCATTTGTTTTACCAATATTATCCCTACGGAACACAGTGGGGGCCAATGCACTGGGGACATGCAAAGAGTAGGGATTTGCTCCATTGGGAACATCTCCCAGTGGCCCTTGCTCCTGATCAATCTTATGATAAGGATGGTTGCTTCTCAGGAAGTGCTATTGTCAAAGACGATGTTCTTTGGTTGATGTATACCGGTCATATTGTTAATGCAGATGGCTCTATTTCACAAGTGCAAAACATGGCTTTTTCCAAAGACGGCATTCAGTTTGAAAAATTAGACTCCAATCCAGTTGCGACAGGGGAGATGCTACCAGAAGAGCTCATTGCCAGTGATTTCCGAGACCCAAAATTATTTGAAAAAAATGGCCATTATTATGCGGTTGTTGCTGCCAAACATCGTGAGGATGTTGGGACGATTGTTCTACTTGAATCACCCGACTTAGTCAATTGGAACTTTGCTTCTATTTTCTTAAAAGGTGAGCCACATCAAGGCTTTATGTGGGAGTGTCCTGATTACTTTGAATTGGATGGGGTGTCTTGCCTAGCTATGTCGCCGATGCGATATGAAAAGACAGGTCTTGACTATGCAAATATCAATTCTTCTGTCATTATGACAGGTCGTGTAGATTGGGACAAGAAGGTCTTTGAACTGGAAACAGTCAAAGAAATTGACCACGGTCATGATTTCTATGCACCTCAAAGTTTGGAAAATACAGCTGGGGAACGCATTATGATTGCTTGGATGCAGACTTGGGGTCGGACCAATATCACGGATCAATTAGACCATAAGTGGGCTTGTGCTATGACCTTACCAAGAAAATTGAAATGGGATAACGGGGTACTGGTTCAAGAACTTCCTGCCAGCTTGTTAGAGCAATTACCCGTCTTACCTGAGCAAGGAGCAGTTGAAGTCGGCTATTTCCAAGGAGATTGGAGTGGTGGAAAGGTCTTTCGATTGGGAAGCGAAGCGGACTATATCGAATTTGGCTATGATGCAGAAAGGCAAGAAGTCTACATTGATCGCAGTTCATTAAAACAAGCGATTCAAGGAGAGGAAGCCTGGTCTACGGAACGCCGTGCTGTGCAAGCTGAAAATCCCCACGTATTAGTGGTTCTTGATACAAATAGCATCGAACTCTTTGTGAATGGCGGTCAGGATAGCTTGACCAGTACCTATTTCTTGTCAGGCAAACGCCAGTTAGTTACATATTAG